The genomic segment CGCCGTATCCTACCGTACCACCCCGGGTGTGCCAAGAAGCAAGTGCGGAAAGGTTACCGTGGCACTTTTGGCCTCCGGCTCCTCTCATCCTCGAAGGAGCGATTAACCCCTTTGTCAATTATCGATTATCGATAAGCGTGCCCGCGCAGACGAGCTTCGGGGTCGCTGATCACACTAGTGCCGTGTTGCTTGGGGCCGCAATGCTCGGAGTCAACGAAAACGACCGGCCCGTCGTGGCGGAGCCGGTCGTGAGTGGATTGTAATGAATCGAAATCGGAAGTGGTTAGTAGCGGTCGCCGCGGCCCCCGCCACCGCCGCCGTGTCCGCCACCATATCCGCCGCCGCCACCACCGTACCCGCCGCCCCCGCGACGGCCTCCGCCCCCGCCGCCGTAGCCCCCGCCCCCAGCGCCGTAGCCACCACCACCGCCGCCGCCCCGCGGGCGCTCTTCACGCGGCTTGGCCTCGTTGACCGTGAGGCGCCGGCCCTGATACTCGGCCCCGTTCAGCGCGGCGATCGCTTCATCGGTGCCGCTGGACATCTCGACGAACCCGAACCCGCGGCTGCGGCCGGTTTCCCGGTCCGAAATCACCTGCGCCTTGGTGACGGTGCCGTACTGCCCGAACAGTTGCTCCAGGTCGGCCTGCGTCGTCGAAAACGGCAGGTTCCCCACGTACAGATTCTTGCTGGCCATGTCATCCCTCCCCGGACGGGCTTCTTCACCGACCCGACCGGGAACTAGCGTAAACCGGTCGCGCCGCCGCGATCGGGAAGACCCGTGAGAACAGGCCACCGCTGACC from the Frigoriglobus tundricola genome contains:
- a CDS encoding RNA recognition motif domain-containing protein, yielding MASKNLYVGNLPFSTTQADLEQLFGQYGTVTKAQVISDRETGRSRGFGFVEMSSGTDEAIAALNGAEYQGRRLTVNEAKPREERPRGGGGGGGYGAGGGGYGGGGGGRRGGGGYGGGGGGYGGGHGGGGGGRGDRY